A stretch of Porites lutea chromosome 5, jaPorLute2.1, whole genome shotgun sequence DNA encodes these proteins:
- the LOC140938950 gene encoding uncharacterized protein isoform X2 has protein sequence MARFPGFFNATQYFGSTNSAKDQQDSFWDQQSVSANHSSGVFNGNAAQPNHFMNNTQEYFVDGWEDWPDDFDDSEIQENELNSFNPGSEKLVVPDREDSQTSSSEEDSPPPGMDPELNSWVEEEAPDYGYTSYHNSAASFFDGDFNTQQPGILTQHDGRSYASVCQTGTTAPPDNSPSLQPSNSLQPDYWSSATFQDPYAVQEVNPEVTDTQQNAPTFESWSREPELGSWSPVFNHDDESFANSTQEVPSTLPQPLQVADSIQEPQINSLRPSEEPDAHVPQQQATSLAADFFGHNEGQQDSAWSALTESDPQKAALWGNLPDVHPLLGHVPVENSPFHQDAAAVSHQSSSGLFQETMASEPDQQSSVQQYPGMESPSGVFQKNMPSEQDQQFSLQQYPVMESPSGFFQINSGSEPVINEDNTLGQSMSHPKSIADSMQNDPEDLSVAEESPSMQPLHQDADSVIKQSFSAEQMQPQMQMSSAVVNEAFYPSQEQGQQMYNPNHFYDQQMKADPTQEERVASEETHQTKEPHFDELQPWQQPIADPAREVESSVEEPSNLHPSHDSSAFESSPMPQVNELPQEQVFLSTGAISEQERSDMAQNNFLPGYNKANSEPTQLQEFEITPTKTSEQSAIADDFQNSFDQNNSTTDSTQLVPAIVSSRGFSGQSVTPDISYPSDSVQGFFRNENITSESSHPCETPQQLIKPEIPGAPDILQDSFHHDNSSTNSSNPLELKMPLRESSKQSQTPDIPIEPDSPGDALQAAFLQKQLAGKAPAASPRTSLWMNGTVLPTPCVLAPAAVVTPVETPQLHENDQAPTCNKQEPPSSVTPILMQPYSVDKNIPAVVSQQSPAVHSQGTSLPVVIPQQVPSGELSVSANPYNQGSELPSAVNQQIPPAPFAPGPTPPLVHPDSQGVGHPVAVSQQMPPASYFGGVTSVSTVYDGQVSELPSALNPQMSSASSAFVTTPVPTHSDSQGTALPPVTNQLMAPHGQSVSGASTMSIHPGNKVTEFPPVVNQQIQPVPSPLGPTHAFMHSSNESTAVPAVTSQQIQSYNPVPAGVTPVPTGSVNESTVPFTANNQEISSVPPTINDSMQERHPSRVVPAIESSPVAAKQQQKAESANPMSLASLLQGGQPRPKKKTSQPSAVPAPDAGPSFAAVDSVNSFSDNLPSESVNSHCAPSAEQLNSGLEPKPPQNSSQQIGHQSFDSPRRQDESQNSYERDYNIPYSQEKQRVPDESPYHGTADPHDRRDNYYQHDQRDSYKSHNRRDPYQHEHDSRDLDRPYYDRREPERRNFDRRGEYDRRDSDYGRRSYDNSREYDRWSYDGRDYGRRDSYNNRDSYYDYGYSPRMGRRGYNDGRGSREDLYRGSNQYSGRSTPLSQDRNSPGPYDYSASPYASHQYGYPSYTDSHSMDLYQYQYMMYLYQFHPQHYEQYCQQLGYYSSGYTPEQLAQYYAGYGYESSQPTQLAPEQEVPQPEPERFTPLLYRVQHPLVRFSGGKLVSLIGSEDSETPKCTLASVQMVFSIEETEVIKIFPGPLSSRYSSRTEVMAFCEKRSCGAILTTDGVVKSLVWKVLGSLVKHNGAFVACDLAEVIMENWRSSNDRGENDFLAPESLPPTEIDTNQHVMVFREMLLAGATKDALEYCMRYRLWGHAMMLSLKLDKKIQVEVSNRFLKTMTDFDPIRTVYDHLSGRQPVALMTPDDWQRSLAAMVANPPRQHPQCIKKNITCLGDTLMSNEQVWAAHLCYLLAGEKFGFPTEDKTKMAIMGIDHRTNKIAEQHLPLENLQMMEVLEYAISLSDEEFFIPVLQSFKFVHASKLAEAGFTEEALHYLELIGEVIIKHPTHCNVTLVKNVRELTDHLTSDNQEAADLLEMLDKVLQTKETTSQISSSVTESESEVEEPLAESSASFFSGYDPSTNTPKHQPEQMDEAQHQLSYTETSMSAPSVAQEPPEVEYKQDYWANGMPTGDNQEAFTGGLDAQATQPELPSAFIPKAPEPAPQVPFFVPGPAVAQPLPVQNEQTETVEEQPVVNGRQWAEESKKVEPLPLKEPDVPKKTESAAKPDEKKKKKEPAARNSPMGGWFSGLLSKVIPRGPNQMILPDDSKKSIYWDEDLKRWVNTDEDGQDNAPPPPPPSDMQLGFGQNPMMPFGNATPATSGTTTHSVGTPSFPGSAAPQQAPGVTPGGMATATPPAVSKFSRKAYGGGRLAKKYVDVLNPTGQSSANGPVMLPNSLLPTFPGPTAAINPATLFVPTPVTDPSYEEQAATEPVVANPGSRPSSRNDEDDGADQQSQIPDPPPQSAAAPMFFDPSAFSQPKAQASPRKSRYPGQIRK, from the exons ATGGCCCGATTCCCGGGCTTTTTCAACGCGACCCAGTATTTTG GGAGCACAAATTCGGCTAAAGATCAACAAGATTCCTTTTGGGACCAGCAGTCTGTTAG TGCGAATCATTCATCTGGAGTTTTTAATGGGAATGCTGCACAGCCTAACCATTTTATGAACAACACCCAG GAGTACTTTGTGGATGGATGGGAAGACTGGCCTGATGATTTTGACGATTctgaaattcaagaaaatgaacTAAACAGCTTTAACCCA ggaAGTGAAAAATTGGTTGTGCCAGACCGTGAAGATAGTCAGACCTCGTCTTCGGAGGAGGATTCACCTCCCCCTGGTATGGATCCTGAACTGAATTCTTGGGTAGAGGAAGAGGCCCCCGACTATGGCTACACCTCATATCACAACTCAGCTGCTTCATTTTTTGATGGAGATTTTAACACTCAGCAGCCTGGTATATTGACACAG CATGATGGAAGATCCTATGCAAGTGTTTGTCAGACTGGTACCACTGCACCACCTGATAACAGTCCTTCATTGCAGCCGTCAAACAGCCTTCAACCAGACTACTGGTCATCTGCAACATTCCAGGATCCATATGCTGTCCAAGAGGTCAACCCAGAGGTTACTGATACCCAGCAAAATGCACCAACTTTTGAGTCGTGGAGTCGTGAACCTGAGCTTGGCAGCTGGTCTCCTGTGTTTAATCATGATGATGAATCATTTGCTAACTCTACGCAGGAGGTACCTTCAACACTGCCTCAGCCTCTGCAGGTTGCTGATTCCATTCAAGAACCACAGATCAACTCGTTAAGACCTAGTGAAGAGCCGGATGCACATGTACCACAACAGCAAG CCACTTCCTTAGCAGCAGACTTTTTTGGTCATAATGAAGGGCAGCAAGACAGTGCTTGGTCTGCACTTACTGAATCTGACCCACAGAAAGCAGCTTTGTGGGGGAACCTACCAGATGTTCACCCTCTTTTAGGTCATGTACCTGTTGAGAATAGCCCATTCCATCAAGACGCAGCTGCAGTGAGTCATCAGAGCTCATCTGGATTATTCCAAGAAACTATGGCATCCGAGCCAGATCAGCAATCCTCAGTGCAGCAATACCCAGGAATGGAAAGTCCATCTGGGGTATTCCAAAAAAACATGCCTTCTGAGCAAGATCAGCAATTTTCATTGCAACAATACCCAGTGATGGAAAGCCCATCTGGATTTTTTCAAATCAACTCAGGCTCAGAGCCGGTCATCAATGAAGACAATACCTTGGGTCAGTCGATGAGCCATCCTAAGTCCATCGCTGATTCAATGCAAAATGACCCCGAGGATCTTTCTGTGGCAGAGGAAAGTCCATCTATGCAGCCATTACATCAGGATGCTGATTCAGTAATCAAACAGTCATTCTCTGCTGAGCAGATGCAGCCACAAATGCAAATGTCATCTGCTGTTGTAAATGAGGCATTTTACCCTTCTCAAGAACAAGGACAGCAAATGTACAATCCAAATCATTTTTATGACCAGCAGATGAAGGCAGATCCAACTCAAGAAGAGAGGGTTGCTTCTGAGGAAACACATCAGACAAAAGAACCTCATTTTGATGAGCTGCAACCATGGCAACAGCCAATAGCTGATCCAGCTAGGGAAGTGGAGTCATCGGTTGAAGAACCAAGTAATTTGCATCCTAGTCATGATAGTTCGGCCTTTGAATCCTCACCGATGCCACAGGTTAATGAACTTCCTCAAGaacaagtttttctttcaactgGTGCCATTAGTGAGCAGGAAAGGTCCGATATGGCTCAAAATAACTTCCTTCCTGGTTATAATAAGGCAAACTCAGAACCCACACAGCTCCAAGAGTTTGAGATCACTCCAACAAAAACTTCTGAGCAGTCAGCCATTGCAGATGATTTTCAGAATTCTTTTGACCAAAATAATTCAACTACAGATTCCACACAGCTAGTTCCAGCCATTGTATCTTCAAGGGGGTTTTCTGGACAGTCAGTGACTCCTGATATTTCATATCCATCAGATAGTGTTCAGGGATTCTTCAGGAATGAAAATATAACTTCAGAATCTTCACATCCATGTGAAACTCCTCAGCAGCTCATTAAACCAGAGATTCCTGGTGCTCCTGACATCCTTCAGGATTCATTCCACCATGACAATTCAAgtacaaattcttcaaatccactGGAACTTAAAATGCCATTAAGGGAATCTTCTAAACAATCACAAACACCAGATATTCCTATAGAGCCAGACAGCCCTGGGGATGCTCTACAGGCTGCGTTTCTACAGAAACAACTTGCTGGAAAGGCACCAGCTGCATCACCACGGACATCCCTGTGGATGAATGGCACTGTGCTACCAACTCCCTGCGTTTTAGCGCCAGCTGCTGTTGTTACCCCAGTTGAAACACCACAGTTGCACGAAAATGACCAAGCTCCCACTTGCAACAAACAG gaACCACCATCTTCTGTTACACCTATATTGATGCAACCTTACAGTGTGGACAAAAACATCCCTGCTGTAGTCAGTCAGCAAAGTCCAGCAGTCCATTCTCAAGGTACATCACTCCCTGTTGTCATCCCTCAGCAGGTGCCGTCTGGAGAATTATCTGTTTCTGCAAACCCTTACAACCAGGGTAGTGAGCTTCCTTCTGCGGTCAATCAACAAATACCACCTGCTCCATTTGCTCCAGGACCAACACCTCCTCTTGTACATCCTGATAGCCAGGGAGTAGGGCATCCTGTGGCAGTCAGTCAGCAGATGCCGCCTGCTTCATACTTTGGCGGAGTAACATCTGTGTCAACAGTCTATGATGGACAGGTTTCAGAGCTTCCATCAGCGCTAAATCCTCAAATGTCTTCAGCTTCATCTGCTTTTGTGACAACACCCGTGCCTACACATTCTGACAGCCAGGGAACAGCACTCCCCCCTGTGACCAATCAACTAATGGCACCACATGGACAGTCTGTCAGTGGAGCATCTACCATGTCCATACACCCAGGTAATAAGGTTACAGAGTTTCCACCTGTAGTCAATCAACAAATACAACCTGTCCCATCTCCTCTTGGACCAACACATGCATTCATGCACTCTAGTAATGAGAGTACAGCAGTTCCTGCAGTGACCAGTCAGCAAATACAGTCATACAATCCTGTCCCTGCCGGGGTAACACCTGTTCCCACAGGCTCTGTTAATGAGAGTACAGTGCCTTTTACTGCAAATAATCAGGAAATATCTTCAGTTCCACCAACTATCAATGACTCTATGCAAGAGCGACATCCTAGTCGTGTGGTGCCAGCAATTGAGTCATCACCAGTGgctgcaaaacaacaacaaaaagctgAATCTGCTAATCCCATGTCATTAGCTTCTCTTCTTCAGGGAGGTCAACCTCGACCAAAGAAAAAGACCTCACAACCATCTGCAGTACCTGCACCAGATGCGGGACCATCCTTTGCTGCCGTGGATTCGGTGAATTCATTTTCAGACAATCTACCCTCAGAATCCGTTAATTCACACTGTGCTCCTTCTGCTGAACAACTTAACAGTGGATTAGAACCAAAGCCTCCGCAGAACTCATCTCAACAAATTGGACATCAGTCATTTGATTCTCCTAGAAGACAAGATGAGTCACAAAATTCTTATGAAAGAGATTATAATATCCCTTAttcacaagaaaaacaaagggtCCCTGATGAATCACCCTATCATGGTACTGCAGACCCCCATGATAGAAGGGATAATTATTATCAACATGATCAAAGAGACTCTTATAAGAGCCATAATAGAAGGGATCCTTACCAACATGAACATGACAGTAGAGATCTTGATAGACCATATTACGATAGAAGGGAACCTGAAAGAAGGAACTTTGACAGGAGAGGTGAATATGACCGAAGAGATAGCGATTACGGTCGGAGATCATATGACAATTCTAGGGAATATGATAGATGGAGTTATGATGGAAGAGATTATGGCCGCAGGGACAGTTATAACAATCGGGACTCTTATTATGACTACGGGTACTCTCCCAGAATGGGAAGGCGTGGATACAATGATGGCCGTGGCTCAAGAGAAGATCTATACAGAGGTTCTAATCAATACAGTGGACGCAGTACACCATTGTCACAGGACAGAAACAGTCCAGGTCCATATGATTATTCTGCTTCTCCTTATGCATCGCACCAGTACGGATATCCTTCTTACACTGATTCACATTCCATGGACCTTTATCAGTATCAGTATATGATGTACCTGTACCAATTTCATCCTCAACATTACGAGCAATATTGCCAACAGCTGGGATATTACAGCTCAGGATATACACCAGAGCAGCTAGCTCAGTACTATGCGGGATATGGCTACGAAAGTTCACAGCCCACACAGCTAG CTCCAGAGCAAGAGGTGCCTCAGCCTGAACCAGAAAGGTTCACGCCACTTTTATACCGGGTGCAGCATCCTCTGGTGCGCTTTAGTGGGGGCAAACTGGTATCTTTAATTGGAAGTGAAGACAGTGAGACACCAAAATGCACCCTAGCTTCAGTTCAG ATGGTCTTTAGCATTGAAGAGACAGAGGTTATTAAAATCTTTCCTGGACCACTTTcaag CCGGTACTCAAGCAGAACTGAGGTGATGGCATTCTGTGAGAAGCGAAGCTGTGGAGCCATCTTGACCACTGATGGTGTTGTAAAATCTTTGGTTTGGAAGGTCTTGGGCAGTCTTGTTAAACACAATGGA GCCTTTGTGGCATGTGACCTTGCTGAAGTAATAATGGAGAACTGGAGAAGTTCCAATGACCGTGGGGAGAATGACTTTCTTGCCCCTGAGAGCTTGCCTCCTACAGAGATTGATACCAACCAACATGTGATGGTATTCAGAGAGATGCTTCTGGCTGGAGCAACTAAG GATGCTCTTGAATACTGCATGAGGTACCGACTTTGGGGACATGCTATGATGCTATCGTTAAAGCTGGATAAAAAGATTCAAGTGGAAGTGTCCAATAG GTTTTTGAAGACCATGACAGACTTTGATCCAATACGGACTGTTTATGATCATCTCTCTGGAAGGCAACCTGTAGCATTAATG aCCCCTGATGACTGGCAAAGAAGCTTGGCAGCAATGGTTGCCAACCCCCCTCGTCAGCATCCACAGTGTATCAAGAAAAACATAACATGTCTAGGGGATACTTTGA tGTCTAATGAACAGGTGTGGGCTGCACATCTTTGCTACCTGTTGGCAGGGGAGAAATTTGGCTTTCCAACTGAGGataaaaccaagatggccatAATGGGAATTGACCACAG AACCAACAAAATTGCAGAGCAACACCTTCCCTTGGAGAATTTGCAGATGATGGAG GTCCTAGAATATGCCATCAGCCTCAGTGATGAAGAGTTCTTTATTCCAGTCCTAcag TCATTCAAATTTGTACATGCCAGCAAGTTGGCGGAGGCTGGTTTCACTGAAGAG GCTCTCCACTATCTAGAGCTCATTGGGGAGGTGATTATAAAACATCCCACTCACTGCAATGTAACATTAGTAAAGAATGTGCGAGAG CTAACTGATCACCTTACAAGTGACAATCAGGAGGCTGCTGATCTGTTGGAGATGCTTGATAAGGTTCTTCAAACCAAAGAG ACAACTTCACAAATCAGCAGTTCTGTGACAGAGAGTGAAAGTGAAGTGGAAGAACCTCTTGCAGAAAGCTCAGCATCATTCTTCTCAGGTTATGACCCCTCTACTAACACACCCAAACACCAGCCAGAGCAAATGGATGAAGCCCAGCACCAGCTTTCTTACACTGAAACATCGATGAGTGCGCCTTCAGTGGCCCAAGAACCACCAGAAGTTGAATATAAGCAAGATTACTGGGCAAATGGCATGCCCACAGGTGACAACCAGGAGGCATTCACAGGAGGTTTGGATGCACAGGCTACCCAGCCTGAACTCCCCTCGGCCTTTATTCCAAAGGCACCTGAACCTGCTCCACAAGTTCCATTCTTTGTTCCTGGTCCAGCTGTGGCACAGCCACTTCCTGTGCAGAATGAGCAAACAGAGACAGTTGAGGAGCAGCCTGTTGTTAATGGCAGACAGTGGGCAGAAGAATCTAAGAAGGTTGAACCTTTGCCACTAAAAG AACCTGATGTTCCAAAGAAGACTGAATCAGCAGCTAAGCCAgatgagaagaaaaagaagaaagaacctGCTGCCCGCAATAGCCCA ATGGGTGGCTGGTTCTCTGGCTTGCTCTCAAAGGTGATTCCTCGTGGTCCAAATCAAATGATTCTTCCTGATGACAGCAAAAAAtcg ATTTACTGGGATGAGGATCTTAAGAGATGGGTGAACACAGATGAAGATGGGCAG GACAATGCTcctccacccccacccccaagTGACATGCAGCTTGGTTTTGGCCAAAATCCCATGATGCCATTTGGAAATGCCACTCCTGCCACTTCAG GTACTACAACCCATAGTGTTGGTACTCCCTCATTCCCTGGGTCTGCAGCGCCCCAGCAAGCTCCTGGAGTTACCCCTGGTGGTATGGCCACAGCCACACCTCCTGCTGTTTCTAAATTTTCCAGGAAAGCCTATGGAGGAGGAAGACTAG CTAAGAAGTATGTTGATGTTCTGAACCCCACTGGACAGAGCTCAGCTAATGGTCCAGTTATGCTTCCAAACAGTCTTCTCCCTACCTTCCCTGGTCCTACTGCAGCCATTAATCCGGCAACGCTATTTGTGCCTACTCCTGTGACTG ATCCTTCCTATGAAGAGCAGGCGGCTACTGAGCCTGTTGTTGCTAATCCCGGTTCCCGCCCATCATCACG AAATGATGAAGACGATGGCGCTGATCAGCAGTCACAG ATCCCAGATCCTCCTCCACAAAGCGCTGCTGCACCAATGTTCTTTGACCCGTCGGCTTTCAGCCAGCCCAAGGCTCAGGCTTCTCCAAGAAAGTCGCGCTATCCGGGTCAAATAAGAAAGTGA